A region of Brassica oleracea var. oleracea cultivar TO1000 unplaced genomic scaffold, BOL UnpScaffold23772, whole genome shotgun sequence DNA encodes the following proteins:
- the LOC106322410 gene encoding protein IDA-LIKE 5 has product MIMMVFSWRICEAERLRRHTASSSRPQRFFKVRRPNPLHHNHNHGFIDDDYPPETFSGLLPKTMPIPPSAPSKKHNVYGLQSTNFQRYP; this is encoded by the coding sequence TGTTCTCATGGAGGATTTGTGAAGCCGAGAGGTTAAGAAGACACACAGCATCATCATCAAGACCACAAAGATTTTTCAAGGTGAGAAGACCAAATCCACTTCATCATAATCATAACCATGGCTTCATTGATGATGATTATCCTCCAGAAACTTTCTCAGGGCTTTTACCCAAGACAATGCCAATTCCACCTTCTGCTCCTTCCAAGAAACACAATGTCTATGGTTTACAGAGTACCAATTTCCAACGATATCCATGA